Sequence from the Oxyura jamaicensis isolate SHBP4307 breed ruddy duck unplaced genomic scaffold, BPBGC_Ojam_1.0 oxyUn_random_OJ71353, whole genome shotgun sequence genome:
GTTCAGGGGATATTTGGGGTCAAGGgaggggggtttggggggatttggggtcaCTGGagtggggtttgggggggttGGGGTCATTGGAGGGGGATTTGGGGGCTTGGGGTCATTGGATTGGAGTTTGGGGGGGTTTGGAGGGCTTGGGCTTTTGGGGGGTTGGAGTGGGGTTGGGGAGGATTGGGGGGTTGGAGGGGGTGTAGGGTGTTATTGGGCATGTTGGAGAGGGGTTTGGGGTCATTGGAGGGGGGTATAAGGGGGATATTTGGGGTCAAAGAAGGGGGGTTTGGGGGTATTGGGGTCATTGGAGGGGGGTTTGGGGTCATTGGAGAGGGGGTTGGGTCATTGGAGGGAGGTTTGGGGGATATTTGGGGTCAAGGGAGGAGGGTTTGGAGGGATTTGGGGTCACTGGagtggggtttgggggggttgggggtCATTGGAGGGGGGTTTGGGGTCATTGGAGCGGGGTTTGGGGTCATTGGAGGGGGGTTTGGGGGATATTTGGGGTCAAGGGAGGGGGGTTTGGAGGGATTTGGGGTCATTGGATTGTGGTTTGGGGCTTTGGGTGGGGGTTTGGGGTCATTGgaggggggtttgggggggttAGGGGGCTTAGAGTGGGGCTTGGGGCGGTTGGAGGGGGTTTGGGGAGATTTCGGGTCATTGGAtgggggtttgggggggctTGGGGGTTGGAGCAGGGTctgggggggatttgggggggtTGCAGTTGGGGTTCAGCACCGGTGGCAATGGGGGCCCAGCACCACTGCACCGAGCTCAGCACCACTGCACCGAGCTCAGCACCCCCACACCAAGCTTAGCACCATTGCGCTGAGCTCCCAGCCCCGTTGCAGCAGGGTCTCGGCACCACTGCACCGAGTTAACACCACTGCAGCGAGCTCAGCACAATTGCAGCAAGCTCAGCACCCCTGTACCAAGCTCAGTACAATTGCAGCACGGCCTCAGCACCACTGCACCGAGCTCAGCACCATTGCACCGAGCTCAGCACCATTGCACTGAGTTAGCACCAGTGCACTGAGCTCAGCACCGCTGCACCGAGCTCAGCACCACTGCACCGAGCTCAGCACCATTGCAGTAGGGTCTCAGCATCTTTGCAGCAGGGTCTCAGCACCATTCGCAGCACAGTCTCAGCAGCATTGCAGCAAGCTCTCAGCCCCATTGCAGCAGGGTCTCAGCACCCCTGCACCGAGCTCAgcaccccctgcagccccccccccagccccactgcagcccGCCAGGTGCTGAGTCACGGCTGAGGCTGCCTGGAGCTGCCGGTGCTGCGGTGCCGGCGGGTCCCCAGTGCCCACGGTCCCGCTGCCGCCCGCAGACGATGGAGACGCAGGTGGAGGAGTGGTGCAAGGAGGTGGGCGAGCTGCAGGCGCAGGCGGCCGCGCTGCCCCCCGAGGCCCCCGGTGCGGAGGCAGTGGGCGAGCGGCAGAGCGCGGTGGGCACCCGCATCGTCCGCCTGATCGAGCCCCTCAAGGAGCGCCGCAGGATCCTGCTGGCTGCCAAGGAGGTGCATCAGGTCAGCCATGAGCTGGAGGACGAGGTGGTGAGTATGGGGTGGGATTGGGATTGGGATTGGGGTGGGAttggggtggggatgggattGGNNNNNNNNNNNNNNNNNNNNNNNNNNNNNNNNNNNNNNNNNNNNNNNNNNNNNNNNNNNNNNNNNNNNNNNNNNNNNNNNNNNNNNNNNNNNNNNNNNNNTGGGATTGGGGTGGgattgggatggggatgggattggggtggggatgggattGGGGTGGGAttggggtggggatgggattAGGGTGGGATTGGGGTGGgattgggatggggatgggattggggtggggatgggattGGGGTGGGAttggggtggggatgggattAGGGTGGGATTGGGGTGGgattgggatggggatgggattggggtggggatgggattGGGGTAGGGATGGAGATGGGATTGGAGTGGGATTGGGATTGgaatggggatggggagaggatgGGATTTGGAATGGGATTGGGGTGGGAATGGGATGGGattgggatgggatgggaatgGGGCTGGAATTggtgtggggatggggatgggatgggattgGGATGGGAACTGGgattgggatggggatggaCCAGGACCAGTACAGGAGCAGGACAGGACCCGCTCCCCTCCACTCCCGTCCCCCAGCTCTGGGTCCAGGACCGCCTGCCCCTGGCCACGCAGCAGGACCTGGGCACCAACCTGCAGACCGTGCAGCAGCTCATCAAAAAGAACCAGGTGAGGCCAGCAGTGCggccggggggtgggggggcaccATCACCATTAGGGGGGATCcacccccctcagcccccccttTCTTCACCCCCCCTTTCTTCACCCTTTCCCCCCAGAACCTCCGCCGGGAGATCCAGGTGCACCGTCCCCGCGTGGATGAGGTGCTGGAGCGCGCGGCGGCCGTGGCCTCCATCAAGAGCCCCGAGGCCGAGGGGGTGCGGAGGCTGCTGGAGCGCCTGGGGGgagcctggggggagctgcaggagcaggcagagcgGCGGCAGCAGGCGCTGGATGCGGCCTTCCAGCTGGAGCAGTACTACTTCGACGTGGCCGAGGTGGAGTCGTGGCTGGgcgagcaggagctgctgctgatgAGCGAGGAGAAGGGCAAGGTAGCGGCAgaaaacggggggggggggggggggggggggggggggccccgcccggccccgggcggcggcccccgccccccccccccccgccgggcggggggggggggggggccccgggtTCAGGGTCAGagaccccccctccccagggctaAATCCCCTGCGTCCATGTCCAAGGATGAGCAGagcaccctgcagctgctgaagaagcACCTGCAGACTGAGCAGACGGTGGAGAACTATGAGGAGAGCATCGCCCAGCTCTCGCGCCAGTGCcgagccctgctggagctggggcaccCCCAGAGGTGGGCGCAGGACCCCCCgcaacccccccaccccccggaACCCCCCGCAAAACCTGCAGCCGGGGGGGAACCGGGTGCTCACCGGGCGctctgtgtcccccccccctccaaccttcctcctgctccccccgtcccccccgtccccccgtcCGTGCCCAGCGAGCAGGTGAGCCGGCGGCAGTCGCAGGTTGACCGGCTGTACGTGTCTCtgaaggagctggtggaggagcGCAAGGGCAAGTTGGAGCAGCAGTATTGGCTCTACCAGCTCGGCCGCGAGGTGGGCGAGCTGGAGCACTGGATCGCTGAGAAGGAGGTGGTGGCCGGCTCGCCCGAGCTGGGGCAGGACTACGAGCATGTCACGGTgagcggggaggggggctggAGGCGGGtgtggggaggggtgggggtcTCGGGGCTGTCCCCGGTTCGTGGGGGGGGGGTGCTAGGGCTCTCCTTGTCCcatgctgggggtgctgggggtgtccTTGTTCCATCCTGGGGGTCCTGGGACTGTTCCTGCTCCAtgctgggggtcctggggatCATTGCTTCTCcatgctgggggtgctgggggtgtccCTGCTCCATGATGGGGTCCTGGGGTTGTCCTTGTCCCATCCTGGGGCTCTTCCTGCTCCatcctgggggtcctggggctgTCCTCATCCCACGCTGGTGCTCCTGGTGCCATCCCTGCTCCACGCACCACAACCCCAGGCCCATGCCACGGTCCCATCCCCCATTCcccgtccccagcacccccctgACCCCTGTCCCatccccccccagctgctgcaggagaagtTCCTGGAGTTTGCCAGCGAGACGGGCAGCGTGGGGCAGGAGCGCATCTCGGCCATCAACCAGATGGTGGACGAGCTGATTGACTACGGCCACGCCGACGCCGCCACCATCGCCGAGTGGAAGGACGGCGTCAACGAGGCCTGGGCCGACCTCCTGGAGCTGATGGAGACGCGGGcgcagctcctggctgcctcCCACGAGCTCCACAAGTTCTTCAGCGACTGCAAGGAGCTTTTGGGGCAGATCGAGGAGAAACGGCGGCGCCTTCCCGAGCTGGCGGCCAAGGAAGCGCCGCGAGCCTCGGCTGGAGCCTTGCAGCGGGCGCTAGGCGCCTTTGAGCACGACGTGGAGGTGCTGGTGGGCCAAATCCGGCAGCTCCAGGAGGGGGCGGCACAGCTGAGGACCGTCTACGCCGGGGACAACGCCGAGGCCATTGCCAGCCgggagcaggaggtgctgagcgcctggaaggagctgctgggtgcctGCGAGGAGTGCCGGCTGCACGTGGCCAGCGCCGCCGACCGCGTCCGCTTCGCTGGTACCGTGCGTGACCTGGTGTCCTGGATGGACGGCGTGCTCTGCCAGATTGGCGCCGGAGAAAAGCCCAGGTTGGGGTGGGGGGTCCTCAGCCCcccgtggggacggggacatggGAGAGGCATCAGCCCCAGGAGCCCTGGTCTGGTCTGGCCATGGGGCTGTGCGTTGTCCCCATCCCAAGGACCCAAGTTGTGTCCCCATCCCAATTTGTCCCCATGCCAAGGACCCAAATTTTGTCCCCATTCCAAGCACCCACGTTGTGTCCCCATCCCAGTTTGTCCCCATCCCAATTTGTCCTCATCCCAAGCACCCCACATTTTGTCCCCATCCATGGAGCTGAGGATCTGTGTCCATCCCAACGCCCCGTGTCTTGTCCTATCCCAAGGACCCCATCGTGACCGATGCCGAGGACGTGTCCCATCCCATTTGTGGCACCAAGGatccctgtcctgtcctgtcctatcCCCAGGTCCCACATCCTGTCCCACCCATGGTGCTGGTGTCACCCatgtcccatcccatcccaagGTCCCGTGTCCTGCCCCATCCACACCACCGAAGACCCCAACACCCCCTCCAAGCTCACGAGCTCTCTCCCCACGTTTCCCCCCTTGGCGCCACAACCtgtgtccctccctgcccccacAGGGACGTCTCCTCGGTGGAGGTGCTGATGAACTTCCACCAGGGCTTGAAGAGCGAGATGGAAGCGCGCAGCAAGAGCATTGCCAcctgcctggagctgggcaAGACCCTCATCCTTGCTAAGAGCCCTGCGGCCGACGAGGTGCcggaggtgctggggggcatCGGCAgcatcgggggggggggtcccagctCACATCGGGtcctccccccccttttcctcCAGATCAAAGCCCTGGCGGAGAAGCTGCTGGCGAAGAAGAAGGAGCTGGCGGAGAAGTGGGACAAGCACTGGGAATGGTTGCAGCAAAGTGAGGGCGGGACGGGGTCAGACGTCCCCGGAGGCTGGGAGGATGGGGAACCGGGCACACCATCCATCCTTCTGCCCATCCACGCGTCCGTCCCGCAGTGCTGGAGGTCCACCAGTTTGCCCAGGAGGCGGTGGTGGCCGACGCATGGCTGACGGCACAGGAGCCCCTGCTgaagagccaggagctgggcagcagcgtGGACGAGGTGGAGCAGCTGATCCGGCGCCACGAAGCCTTCCGCAAGGCGGCCGCCGCCTGGGAGGAGCGCTTCAGCTCCCTGCGCCGCCTCACCACGGTACAGGACCCCCGCCTCGGGAACCCCaggggtggggagcagccccccggGGCGTGGTGAGCCGACACGGTGCGTGGGGACCCCCATAGGAAGGAGAATCCTAAGGCATGGGGAACCTCAATGCGTGGTGAACAAGTTATGGAGAACCCCAACTCATGGGTATCCCAAATTATGGAGAATCCTAAATTATGGAGAACCTCAGTGCATGGAGAACCCCAAGGCATGGACAACCCCAAGACATGGAGACACCCAAGGCATTGGGATCCCCCATAAATGCCCCATCTcacccccttcccctccacagctggagaagctgaaagcagagcagagcaagcagcCAGCCACGCCGCTTTTGGGGCGCAAATTTTTGGGAGAACCTCCAGCACCCTCACGTCCTGGGGGAGAGGAACGCCCCGAAACCCCCCGTGCCCGGCCGGAGCCCCGTGTCGCCTACGTGCGGCAGGAGCTGCGTCCCGAGAGGCTCCAGCCCAAGCTGGACCGGGTGCGGgagggggat
This genomic interval carries:
- the LOC118159625 gene encoding spectrin beta chain, non-erythrocytic 4-like, which produces METQVEEWCKEVGELQAQAAALPPEAPGAEAVGERQSAVGTRIVRLIEPLKERRRILLAAKEVHQVSHELEDEVLWVQDRLPLATQQDLGTNLQTVQQLIKKNQNLRREIQVHRPRVDEVLERAAAVASIKSPEAEGVRRLLERLGGAWGELQEQAERRQQALDAAFQLEQYYFDVAEVESWLGEQELLLMSEEKGKDEQSTLQLLKKHLQTEQTVENYEESIAQLSRQCRALLELGHPQSEQVSRRQSQVDRLYVSLKELVEERKGKLEQQYWLYQLGREVGELEHWIAEKEVVAGSPELGQDYEHVTLLQEKFLEFASETGSVGQERISAINQMVDELIDYGHADAATIAEWKDGVNEAWADLLELMETRAQLLAASHELHKFFSDCKELLGQIEEKRRRLPELAAKEAPRASAGALQRALGAFEHDVEVLVGQIRQLQEGAAQLRTVYAGDNAEAIASREQEVLSAWKELLGACEECRLHVASAADRVRFAGTVRDLVSWMDGVLCQIGAGEKPRDVSSVEVLMNFHQGLKSEMEARSKSIATCLELGKTLILAKSPAADEIKALAEKLLAKKKELAEKWDKHWEWLQQMLEVHQFAQEAVVADAWLTAQEPLLKSQELGSSVDEVEQLIRRHEAFRKAAAAWEERFSSLRRLTTLEKLKAEQSKQPATPLLGRKFLGEPPAPSRPGGEERPETPRARPEPRVAYVRQELRPERLQPKLDRVREGDGDRDTPPATPAAITTEVPVAPKGDSGGGDVGEGKTGLLERRRERRERRMERQESSEQEGPRHGKATLADIVEQLQEKEATVPSPALPRDRESPGRLPNGVEVLPERTPRPDRPRARDRPKPRRRPRPKEPGQGGPGEARRSRSAPAQSSAPPPPPPSHTVQHEGFLFRKHELDGPNKKASNRSWVNLYCVLSKGDLAFYKDAKGPASGSTHGGEPPLSLHQAISEVAADYKKKKNVFKLRTGDGSEFLLQAKDEEEMRAWLRALAASAREHAEIARAAAPPTTTSSTDEGGPRREGAERRRK